Proteins from one Coleofasciculus chthonoplastes PCC 7420 genomic window:
- the glgA gene encoding glycogen synthase GlgA gives MYIIQVASECAPVSKAGGLGDVVYGLSRELEIQGHCIELILPKYDNMRYDHIWGLHDAYINLWVPWYGAAIHCSVYCGWVHGRVCFFIEPHSQDNFFNRGCYYGCDDDNIRFAFFCKAALEFILQSNKRPDVIHCHDWQTGLLPVMLFEVYKYHGMENQRICYTIHNFKHQGMGGSEILWATGLNREGYYFQDDRLKDNFNPFALNFMKGGIVYANAITTVSPHHSWEARFTPIGCGLGHTLHLHQDKFTGILNGINDDFWNPEQDRYIPYHYAPDSFEDKAKNKKALREQLWLQDVDKPIVAFIGRLDDQKGVHLVHHAIYYSLHKGAQFVLLGSATAAAINSWFWHEKYYLNDNPDVHLELGFNEELSHLIYAGADFILVPSNYEPCGLTQIIGLKYGTVPIVRSVGGLVNTVFDRDHHPNHPMEKRNGYVFNHTDYYALESTMDRALGLWYDYPEEFQKLAIQGMAYDYSWSASASKYVKIYDMIRHQ, from the coding sequence ATGTACATTATCCAGGTTGCCTCTGAATGCGCCCCTGTGAGCAAAGCCGGCGGCTTAGGGGATGTGGTTTATGGATTGAGTCGGGAGTTAGAGATTCAGGGACATTGCATCGAACTGATTCTGCCCAAATATGACAATATGCGCTATGACCACATCTGGGGACTCCATGATGCCTATATTAATCTCTGGGTACCCTGGTACGGTGCGGCGATTCACTGTTCCGTCTATTGTGGTTGGGTTCATGGACGAGTCTGTTTCTTTATCGAACCCCATTCCCAGGATAATTTCTTTAATCGGGGCTGCTACTACGGTTGTGATGACGATAACATACGGTTTGCTTTCTTTTGTAAAGCCGCTTTAGAGTTTATACTTCAGAGTAATAAGCGTCCTGATGTGATCCACTGTCACGATTGGCAGACGGGTTTACTCCCAGTCATGTTGTTTGAGGTCTACAAATATCATGGCATGGAAAATCAACGGATATGCTACACCATCCACAACTTTAAACACCAAGGAATGGGGGGAAGTGAAATCCTGTGGGCAACTGGGTTGAATCGAGAAGGCTATTATTTTCAGGATGATCGCCTGAAAGATAATTTTAATCCTTTTGCCTTAAACTTTATGAAAGGCGGTATTGTTTACGCCAATGCGATAACGACTGTTTCCCCTCATCATTCCTGGGAAGCTCGTTTCACACCCATCGGATGTGGCTTAGGTCATACGTTACATTTACATCAGGATAAGTTTACTGGGATTCTCAATGGCATTAACGATGATTTTTGGAATCCGGAACAAGACCGCTATATTCCCTATCACTACGCCCCGGATAGTTTTGAAGATAAAGCGAAAAATAAAAAAGCGTTGCGGGAACAGCTTTGGCTTCAGGATGTCGATAAACCAATTGTGGCATTTATTGGTCGTTTAGATGATCAAAAAGGTGTTCATCTTGTGCATCATGCTATCTATTACTCCCTGCATAAGGGCGCTCAATTCGTTTTATTAGGGTCAGCGACAGCGGCGGCAATTAATTCCTGGTTCTGGCACGAGAAATACTACTTAAATGATAACCCTGATGTCCATTTGGAACTGGGCTTTAATGAGGAATTATCTCATTTGATTTATGCCGGAGCCGATTTTATTCTGGTGCCGAGTAATTATGAACCCTGCGGACTGACTCAAATTATTGGCTTAAAGTACGGAACCGTGCCAATTGTGCGGAGCGTGGGGGGACTGGTTAATACGGTGTTTGACCGCGATCACCACCCGAATCACCCCATGGAAAAACGCAATGGCTATGTATTCAATCACACCGATTATTATGCGTTGGAATCTACGATGGATCGGGCATTAGGATTGTGGTATGACTATCCGGAAGAGTTCCAGAAACTGGCGATTCAAGGTATGGCGTATGATTACTCGTGGAGTGCTTCGGCATCTAAGTATGTGAAAATCTATGACATGATCCGACATCAATAG
- a CDS encoding potassium channel family protein, producing the protein MYVLIGGAGLVGLSLAQQLVELGHTIAIIDKDPAACRYAREQVGVMAFEGSAVTTQVLLEAGIRKADAMAAVLRDDALNLAMVTLAKHYGVTHIITRIRQRDFKEPLRIAGAHHIISTVDLAVNRMVNAIEYPEVESIMHYEQGQVEVFKLGVPGESDVAGRTVAQVIQDSRFPEGSLIIGYQSHPHADLVIPNDNTVLEPGSTILVVTKADLLHQVINFLGVGSKLAPL; encoded by the coding sequence ATGTACGTATTAATCGGCGGCGCGGGATTAGTGGGGTTAAGTTTAGCCCAGCAGTTAGTGGAATTAGGACATACGATCGCGATTATTGATAAAGACCCTGCGGCTTGTCGGTATGCTCGCGAACAAGTGGGGGTTATGGCATTTGAAGGGAGTGCTGTCACCACCCAAGTGTTACTCGAAGCCGGGATTCGCAAAGCCGATGCGATGGCGGCGGTGCTGCGAGATGATGCCTTGAATCTGGCGATGGTTACCCTGGCTAAACACTATGGCGTTACCCATATTATTACTCGCATCCGCCAACGGGATTTTAAGGAGCCTCTACGCATTGCTGGCGCTCATCATATCATTAGCACTGTTGACTTAGCTGTCAATCGCATGGTCAACGCGATCGAATATCCAGAAGTGGAATCGATTATGCACTATGAACAGGGTCAGGTGGAAGTATTTAAACTGGGAGTACCAGGGGAATCGGATGTTGCTGGGCGTACTGTGGCTCAAGTGATTCAGGATTCTCGGTTTCCAGAGGGTTCTTTAATTATTGGTTATCAATCCCATCCCCATGCAGATTTAGTCATTCCTAATGACAATACGGTACTTGAACCCGGATCAACGATACTTGTGGTGACAAAAGCAGACTTGTTGCACCAAGTCATCAACTTTTTAGGGGTTGGTTCAAAACTTGCGCCACTCTAA
- a CDS encoding Uma2 family endonuclease, translating to MTQAQVRFFSFDDYLSYNDGTDKLYELYNGKLIEVPPESGENVSIATFLLLQFVPLVGYWRVRSHGLELEVRGEPRNRYPDLTIIREEHIPQLQRRNTIRLSMLPPLLVIEVVSPGELQRDRDYIAKRRQYEDLGIPEYWIVDPQVQSVIVLNLQDQVYQEVGIFQGNSRIVSPTFPELNLTAETLLNAGH from the coding sequence ATGACTCAAGCTCAAGTAAGATTTTTCAGCTTTGATGACTATCTGTCCTATAATGACGGGACAGACAAGCTATATGAATTGTATAACGGAAAGCTGATCGAAGTGCCACCAGAATCAGGAGAAAACGTTAGCATCGCGACTTTTTTACTCTTGCAGTTTGTTCCTCTCGTCGGTTACTGGCGGGTGAGAAGTCACGGATTGGAACTGGAAGTGCGCGGAGAACCCAGAAATCGCTACCCAGATTTAACAATTATTCGAGAAGAACATATCCCCCAACTACAGCGCCGCAATACAATCCGGCTCTCTATGCTTCCCCCTTTGTTGGTGATTGAAGTCGTTAGTCCTGGTGAACTCCAGCGCGATCGCGACTACATTGCCAAGCGGCGACAGTACGAAGATCTGGGCATTCCTGAATATTGGATTGTAGACCCTCAAGTTCAATCCGTGATCGTGCTAAATCTACAGGATCAAGTTTACCAGGAGGTGGGCATATTTCAGGGAAATAGCCGAATTGTCTCACCCACGTTTCCCGAACTGAATCTCACCGCTGAAACTCTGTTGAACGCAGGTCATTGA
- a CDS encoding class I SAM-dependent methyltransferase, translating to MQPITTKIFELEDTLKSWDAHYYQPLAQHYYDQAIPTMLKLMEVEPGATVLDAGCGPGVHSIRVAKEGYRVCAIDTNHLPILTTAHQSV from the coding sequence ATGCAGCCAATAACTACAAAAATTTTTGAACTTGAAGATACACTCAAGTCTTGGGATGCTCACTATTATCAACCCCTTGCCCAGCACTATTACGATCAAGCTATTCCCACAATGCTAAAGTTAATGGAAGTGGAACCAGGGGCAACAGTACTCGACGCTGGGTGTGGACCTGGAGTACACAGTATTCGAGTAGCTAAAGAAGGCTACCGTGTTTGTGCGATCGATACTAATCATCTTCCAATTTTAACAACAGCTCATCAATCCGTTTAA
- a CDS encoding cation:proton antiporter, with protein sequence MLLAVPVSEDKGNVAEVVSFLIILLLVATAVALVSRRFRIPYITGLVLAGLAITELLPSRIGLDSALIFNLFLPILLFEAAINTDISRLRSTIKPIALLAGPGVLLCSGITSVLLKVELGLDWIPATMVGVILSITDTALVIAVFKEVSVPHRLVTLVEGESLLNDDVALVLFSLILTIHETGALSALDVVQEFLFVLIGGALVGAALGYLSIGLLSQTDDPLGGLLLTVALALGAFQAGELLHVSGVVAVVIAGLIVGNFEHSQVTSASNQVTLFSFWEYAGFGVNTFIFLLIGLEINIITLWQTLPAILLAFIAYQVGRLLTVYPLLAFVRFFDKPIPIRWRHILFAGNIKGSLSTALALSLPADLPGRETLLAIVLGIVLFSLVGQGLSLPWVVRHLKLSYRSKSYQQIEELQAQLMTAKAAQDELDSLLKAGVLPKSIYEEMRASYQLRVATADRTLREIYNQRSEDSPENRSDRTKLETIRRQLLLAEKGALTDALRKRILSEAVVQERIKRIDELLLKLEDD encoded by the coding sequence ATCCTCCTGGCTGTTCCCGTCAGTGAGGATAAAGGGAATGTGGCAGAAGTCGTCAGTTTCCTGATTATTCTGTTACTCGTCGCTACAGCCGTGGCTCTGGTTTCGCGGCGATTCCGTATCCCTTACATTACAGGGTTAGTGTTAGCCGGATTAGCAATTACGGAACTCTTACCCAGTCGTATCGGCTTGGATTCGGCGCTGATTTTTAATCTCTTTTTACCGATTCTCCTGTTTGAAGCGGCAATTAATACCGATATTTCCCGCCTCCGCAGCACGATTAAGCCGATTGCTTTACTCGCCGGACCCGGTGTTTTACTCTGTTCAGGGATTACCTCGGTTTTATTGAAAGTTGAATTAGGTCTTGATTGGATACCCGCCACGATGGTAGGTGTGATTTTATCCATTACCGATACAGCTTTAGTCATTGCTGTATTTAAAGAGGTTTCGGTTCCCCACCGACTGGTGACTCTGGTTGAGGGAGAAAGCCTACTCAACGATGATGTCGCGTTGGTCTTATTTAGCCTAATTTTGACAATTCATGAAACAGGAGCCTTATCCGCGCTGGATGTGGTTCAAGAATTTTTATTCGTGTTAATTGGCGGTGCTTTAGTCGGCGCGGCGTTAGGATATCTAAGTATTGGATTATTGAGCCAAACCGATGATCCATTGGGCGGACTTTTGCTCACCGTGGCTCTAGCTTTAGGCGCATTCCAAGCTGGAGAGTTGCTACATGTTTCGGGTGTGGTTGCTGTGGTAATCGCCGGACTTATTGTAGGAAATTTTGAGCATTCTCAGGTAACATCCGCCTCGAATCAAGTGACCTTATTTAGCTTCTGGGAATATGCTGGGTTTGGGGTGAATACGTTTATTTTCTTGCTGATTGGCTTAGAGATAAACATCATTACCCTATGGCAAACTTTACCCGCTATACTTTTAGCCTTTATTGCCTATCAAGTTGGGCGTTTGCTCACGGTTTATCCGTTGTTAGCCTTCGTCCGTTTTTTTGATAAACCGATTCCAATACGTTGGCGACATATTCTCTTCGCTGGTAATATTAAAGGTTCCCTCTCCACCGCCCTCGCCTTGAGTCTACCGGCTGATTTGCCAGGGCGGGAGACGCTGCTGGCTATCGTTCTAGGAATTGTTTTATTCTCTCTGGTGGGACAGGGATTAAGTTTACCGTGGGTGGTACGGCATTTGAAGTTATCTTATCGTTCAAAATCCTATCAGCAAATTGAAGAATTGCAAGCTCAATTGATGACGGCTAAAGCTGCACAAGATGAATTAGACAGTCTCCTGAAAGCTGGGGTATTACCTAAATCGATTTATGAAGAAATGCGAGCATCCTATCAACTGCGAGTCGCCACGGCTGATAGAACCTTGCGGGAAATCTATAATCAGCGTTCAGAAGACTCACCAGAAAATCGGAGCGATCGCACGAAACTAGAAACGATTCGTCGGCAATTACTTTTGGCAGAAAAAGGAGCGTTAACAGACGCCTTGCGTAAGCGGATTTTGTCTGAAGCCGTAGTACAAGAGCGAATTAAACGGATTGATGAGCTGTTGTTAAAATTGGAAGATGATTAG
- a CDS encoding DUF1823 family protein — protein sequence MAQIPPLNTETLWQILNEELDDDTVNQLVWHYLGYRYDPETSQWDCTNVPPEWYEKYPEPPNFIESRPATTKLTRSIPKENKQLLKEQLGFKGYKIGEFGPRQTRRATMANWLLSYMKDTGLSQE from the coding sequence ATGGCTCAAATTCCTCCACTCAATACCGAAACCCTTTGGCAAATCTTGAACGAAGAACTGGATGATGATACCGTCAATCAGCTTGTCTGGCATTATTTGGGGTATCGCTATGACCCAGAAACAAGCCAATGGGATTGTACCAACGTACCTCCAGAATGGTATGAAAAGTATCCAGAACCCCCCAACTTTATCGAGAGTCGTCCCGCCACCACTAAACTCACTCGTTCGATTCCCAAGGAAAATAAACAGTTATTGAAAGAACAGTTAGGATTTAAAGGCTATAAAATCGGCGAATTTGGTCCGAGACAGACTCGTCGAGCTACGATGGCGAATTGGTTGTTAAGTTACATGAAAGATACGGGATTGAGCCAAGAGTGA
- a CDS encoding alpha-amylase family glycosyl hydrolase, with translation MAAPIEFALFAPYNEGASLVSCFSNWEEIPMEKDKQGYFRTSVELEDGIYKYKFRVKSKSWFFEADQWVEVNDPYATDIEDSTQNCVVRLKDGQRIVDTYVWMHDDKPLPPDHELVIYEMHVGDFSGGEDDAYPRGNYQHVIEKLDYLVELGINAIELMPIKEYPGDYSWGYNPRYFFATESSYGSTDELKHLIDECHGKGIRVIMDGIYNHSEAESPLTQIDHDYWYHHAPRDPDNNWGPEFNYEHYDEKLETYPARKFIGDVVRFWITEYHIDGIRYDAARQMASHDFMHWIVQETKKTAEAKPFYNIAEYIPENPSITNVDGPMDGCWHDSFYHTVKPHICGDRFDLESLKDVIDCKRQGYLGATNVVNYLSNHDHERLMVELANREIFDEEAFKRLKLGAVLLMTAVGIPLLWMGEEFGEYQPKSIESRKINWQLLSNDYNRGLCDYYKGLIGLRKNNQALYTENINFFFEDADTKVMAYVRWNDEGSRVAVVANFSDNFLTGYTLSNFPENGIWHEWTGNYEVEASNNTLTLDLGGYEAKVFVWQ, from the coding sequence ATGGCTGCTCCTATTGAATTTGCTTTATTTGCTCCTTACAACGAAGGAGCCTCATTGGTTAGCTGTTTCTCCAATTGGGAAGAAATTCCCATGGAGAAAGATAAGCAGGGGTATTTTCGCACGTCCGTTGAACTTGAAGATGGTATTTATAAATACAAATTCCGGGTTAAATCCAAATCTTGGTTTTTTGAAGCCGATCAATGGGTAGAGGTCAATGATCCCTACGCTACCGATATTGAAGATTCGACTCAAAACTGCGTCGTGCGGCTCAAAGATGGACAACGCATCGTTGATACTTACGTTTGGATGCATGATGATAAACCCCTACCTCCTGACCATGAATTAGTCATCTATGAAATGCATGTCGGTGACTTTTCTGGTGGCGAAGATGATGCTTATCCACGGGGGAATTACCAGCATGTTATTGAAAAATTAGATTATCTGGTGGAATTGGGAATTAACGCCATTGAGTTAATGCCTATCAAAGAATATCCCGGTGACTACAGTTGGGGGTACAATCCTCGCTACTTCTTTGCTACTGAGTCCAGTTATGGTTCGACAGATGAATTGAAACATTTGATCGATGAGTGTCATGGCAAAGGAATTCGGGTAATCATGGACGGGATCTACAACCACTCAGAAGCGGAAAGCCCCCTCACCCAAATTGACCACGATTACTGGTATCATCACGCTCCCCGTGACCCAGATAACAACTGGGGACCAGAGTTTAACTACGAACATTATGACGAAAAGCTAGAGACTTACCCAGCGCGGAAGTTTATCGGTGATGTGGTTCGTTTCTGGATCACTGAATATCATATTGATGGCATTCGCTACGACGCTGCGCGACAAATGGCTAGCCACGATTTTATGCATTGGATTGTCCAAGAGACTAAAAAAACGGCAGAGGCAAAGCCATTTTACAACATTGCTGAATACATCCCCGAAAATCCTAGCATCACCAATGTTGATGGACCGATGGATGGTTGCTGGCATGATAGCTTTTATCACACGGTCAAACCTCATATCTGTGGTGACAGGTTTGATTTAGAATCTCTTAAGGATGTGATTGATTGTAAGCGTCAAGGCTACCTGGGAGCGACTAATGTTGTAAATTACCTAAGTAACCACGATCACGAACGCCTGATGGTTGAGTTAGCCAATCGGGAAATCTTTGATGAAGAAGCTTTCAAACGGCTCAAGTTAGGGGCAGTTTTGTTAATGACAGCAGTCGGTATTCCCTTACTCTGGATGGGTGAAGAGTTCGGGGAATATCAGCCGAAATCCATTGAATCCAGAAAGATTAATTGGCAACTACTGAGTAATGATTATAATCGCGGGTTGTGCGACTACTATAAAGGGTTAATCGGACTGCGAAAAAACAATCAGGCTCTCTATACAGAGAACATTAATTTCTTCTTTGAAGATGCAGACACCAAAGTTATGGCGTATGTGCGCTGGAATGATGAAGGCTCTCGTGTTGCTGTCGTTGCCAATTTTTCTGATAATTTCCTCACTGGATATACTCTTTCCAATTTTCCGGAGAATGGCATTTGGCACGAATGGACAGGTAACTATGAGGTGGAAGCCAGCAATAACACTTTAACCCTTGACCTTGGCGGATACGAAGCCAAAGTGTTTGTCTGGCAGTAA
- a CDS encoding efflux RND transporter periplasmic adaptor subunit yields the protein MASSDSQTSIPEPSNQEWESSDSIISEADQPIRKSSPTPKLWLGLLLTLLVFGGGGWAAWRFLLQNNSPPTAQQPQATPVKLEQVESSTLEDSSQFVSTLEAEQKVELRPETAGRITRIVASSGDRVQAGDIILQLKPERSEAELRSAIADVNAQTATLNNAQAEVRAAQADIARLKAEVGRQAAEVQSREADLELARVNYQRAEQLVDQGVQPRQELDDKKRDRNQAIAARDAAAQALSASKEALNVAQQRVQAAQATEARVAANLSSARADVEVKQEELQFNRVVAPIDGVVGDILVKVGDYANVGDTLTTITQNQTLEVEIPIDEQQKERIRPGLTVELRNQGIPDTEPPIATGQISFISPQVTKNSQTLLTKATFSNPNGSLYDQQKVDARVIWEKRPGVLIPVNAVSRLAGKPFVFVAQPPEEAKPGAPELIAKQRPVTLGNIQGNRYQVIEGIEPGDRIVVSGILNLSDGAAIIPDS from the coding sequence ATGGCATCCTCCGACTCCCAAACCTCTATTCCTGAACCTTCAAACCAAGAGTGGGAATCCTCGGATTCTATTATCTCTGAGGCAGACCAACCCATACGAAAATCATCACCCACGCCGAAATTATGGCTAGGGTTGTTACTCACCCTGTTAGTTTTCGGCGGTGGCGGTTGGGCGGCTTGGCGTTTTTTACTGCAAAATAACTCACCCCCAACTGCTCAGCAACCTCAAGCCACCCCGGTAAAACTGGAGCAAGTGGAATCAAGTACGCTGGAAGACAGTTCTCAGTTTGTGAGTACCTTAGAGGCGGAACAAAAGGTAGAATTGCGACCTGAAACGGCGGGTCGAATTACCCGAATTGTCGCTTCATCGGGCGATCGCGTGCAAGCTGGAGATATAATTCTACAACTGAAGCCAGAACGAAGTGAAGCCGAACTCAGAAGTGCGATCGCGGATGTTAATGCCCAAACGGCTACCCTGAATAATGCTCAAGCCGAAGTCAGAGCCGCTCAAGCCGATATTGCCCGTCTCAAAGCGGAAGTGGGACGCCAAGCGGCTGAAGTGCAAAGCCGAGAAGCCGATTTAGAACTGGCGCGGGTGAACTATCAACGGGCTGAACAGTTGGTAGATCAAGGGGTTCAACCCAGACAAGAACTCGATGATAAAAAACGCGATCGCAATCAAGCCATCGCCGCCCGTGACGCCGCCGCTCAAGCCTTATCCGCCTCTAAGGAAGCCCTGAATGTGGCACAACAACGAGTCCAAGCCGCCCAAGCCACGGAAGCCAGAGTCGCCGCGAACCTGTCTAGTGCTAGGGCGGATGTGGAGGTTAAGCAGGAAGAATTGCAATTTAATCGCGTTGTCGCCCCCATTGATGGAGTGGTTGGGGATATTCTCGTCAAAGTGGGAGACTATGCAAACGTGGGTGATACCCTCACCACCATTACTCAAAACCAAACCTTAGAAGTCGAAATTCCCATTGACGAACAGCAAAAAGAGAGGATACGCCCGGGACTCACCGTTGAACTACGGAATCAAGGTATCCCAGATACTGAACCACCCATTGCCACAGGGCAGATTAGCTTTATTTCACCACAAGTGACTAAAAATTCCCAAACCCTCTTGACAAAAGCCACATTTTCTAATCCAAATGGTAGCCTGTACGATCAGCAGAAAGTGGATGCACGAGTCATCTGGGAAAAACGTCCGGGTGTGTTAATTCCCGTCAATGCTGTATCGCGTCTGGCGGGGAAACCTTTTGTCTTTGTCGCCCAACCGCCAGAGGAAGCCAAACCGGGCGCACCTGAACTCATCGCCAAGCAACGCCCTGTGACGTTGGGTAATATTCAAGGGAATCGATACCAAGTTATCGAGGGGATTGAACCTGGCGATAGAATCGTTGTCTCCGGTATCCTTAATTTGTCCGATGGTGCTGCGATTATTCCCGATTCTTAG